A section of the Pseudorasbora parva isolate DD20220531a chromosome 2, ASM2467924v1, whole genome shotgun sequence genome encodes:
- the grapa gene encoding GRB2 related adaptor protein a isoform X2: MEAVALYNFCATESDELSFQKGDVLKITNMEDDPNWYTAELVNRKGYVPKNYISVKSHTWFAGRISRNVAENRLRQQECGSFLVRESESAPGEFSMSVSYGDHVQHFKVLKDRDGYYFVWEEIFPSLNQLVEFYKINSIARERTVFLKVTEHTLKRPHHAHALFDFNPEHNSQLHFLQGDIIDLLDCSDSHRWKGRCRGRVGFFPPEYVKPIYH; the protein is encoded by the exons ATGGAAGCAGTAGCTCTTTACAACTTTTGTGCTACGGAAAGTGACGAGCTTAGCTTTCAGAAGGGAGATGTACTCAAG ATCACTAATATGGAAGATGATCCTAACTGGTACACAGCAGAGTTGGTGAACAGGAAGGGCTACGTACCTAAAAACTATATCAGCGTCAAATCACATAC ATGGTTTGCAGGCCGTATCTCCAGAAATGTGGCCGAGAATCGACTGCGCCAGCAGGAATGTGGAAGCTTCTTAGTAAGAGAAAGTGAGAGTGCACCTGGAGAATTCTCTATGTCAGTGAG CTATGGGGATCACGTACAGCACTTCAAGGTGTTAAAGGACAGAGATGGCTATTACTTTGTTTGGGAGGAGATCTTCCCTTCCTTAAATCAGCTTGTGGAATTCTACAAGATCAACAGCATTGCAAGGGAAAGGACTGTGTTTCTGAAGGTTACAGAACATACACTTAAG AGGCCTCATCACGCACATGCCCTGTTTGACTTCAATCCAGAGCACAACTCCCAGCTGCACTTCCTGCAGGGGGATATCATAGACCTGCTGGACTGCTCAGATTCTCATCGCTGGAAAGGTCGTTGCCGTGGACGTGTGGGATTTTTCCCCCCTGAGTACGTCAAGCCCATCTATCACTGA
- the grapa gene encoding GRB2 related adaptor protein a isoform X1 has translation MTYLLIKTQPGKHLGCCLAPSIPLFSILWLWWDVTLIASGVWFHLQLSGLRMEAVALYNFCATESDELSFQKGDVLKITNMEDDPNWYTAELVNRKGYVPKNYISVKSHTWFAGRISRNVAENRLRQQECGSFLVRESESAPGEFSMSVSYGDHVQHFKVLKDRDGYYFVWEEIFPSLNQLVEFYKINSIARERTVFLKVTEHTLKRPHHAHALFDFNPEHNSQLHFLQGDIIDLLDCSDSHRWKGRCRGRVGFFPPEYVKPIYH, from the exons ATGACATATCTGCTCATAAAAACCCAGCCTGGCAAACAC CTTGGATGCTGTCTGGCTCCATCGATTCCTCTGTTCAGTATTTTGTGGCTGTGGTGGGACGTCACTTTGATCGCCTCTGGGGTCTGGTTTCACCTCCAGCTTAGTGGACTCAGGATGGAAGCAGTAGCTCTTTACAACTTTTGTGCTACGGAAAGTGACGAGCTTAGCTTTCAGAAGGGAGATGTACTCAAG ATCACTAATATGGAAGATGATCCTAACTGGTACACAGCAGAGTTGGTGAACAGGAAGGGCTACGTACCTAAAAACTATATCAGCGTCAAATCACATAC ATGGTTTGCAGGCCGTATCTCCAGAAATGTGGCCGAGAATCGACTGCGCCAGCAGGAATGTGGAAGCTTCTTAGTAAGAGAAAGTGAGAGTGCACCTGGAGAATTCTCTATGTCAGTGAG CTATGGGGATCACGTACAGCACTTCAAGGTGTTAAAGGACAGAGATGGCTATTACTTTGTTTGGGAGGAGATCTTCCCTTCCTTAAATCAGCTTGTGGAATTCTACAAGATCAACAGCATTGCAAGGGAAAGGACTGTGTTTCTGAAGGTTACAGAACATACACTTAAG AGGCCTCATCACGCACATGCCCTGTTTGACTTCAATCCAGAGCACAACTCCCAGCTGCACTTCCTGCAGGGGGATATCATAGACCTGCTGGACTGCTCAGATTCTCATCGCTGGAAAGGTCGTTGCCGTGGACGTGTGGGATTTTTCCCCCCTGAGTACGTCAAGCCCATCTATCACTGA